The DNA region CTCGGGCGGCACGGCGATGGTGTACCAGAGGTTGAAGCTGTGGTTGCGCTTGTAGTTGTGGCTCACGCCGGGATGCCCGTTCACGACCTCCGCCCCGGCGTCAAGCTGATCCTCGCCATACACGGCGGCGACCAGGCTCGATTTGTACCCCAGGGTGCGGGTGTCGAAAATCGCGCTGACCTGCCGCAGCACGCCCTCCGCCTTCACCTCGCGCAAAATCTCCAGGGCCTCTTGCTCGGTCAGCCCGACCTCCTCGGCGATCACCTGGTAAGGACGCCGAACGATGGGGATGTCGCGCTGGATGCGGTTGAGCAGTTGCTCACGCGGGGTAACCTGCGTGGGCGTGGGGGCGGGGGCAGTCATGGCCCCACGATACGCCCGCTCCCGGCGGCAGAACGTCCCCGAACGAACGGTCAGGAGAAGCGGTGGGCAGTCCGGGCCGCCCCGGAGGAGCGTTCTCCCGGTTCCGCCAAAACTGGGGGCGAAGTGACGTGGGAATCCGAACGATCAACAGCCTCCCCTAAACCCAAAGGGCACCGCTGACCGCTGATAGCTCTTCCCGGCCCAAGGAGCCACAATGCACCCATGGTCACCGCAATCGTGATGGTGCAGGCAGAGAGGCAGCGCATTCAGGAGACGGCGGAGGCGCTCGCGGGCGTGCCCAGCGTGCGTGAGGTGTACTCCGTGACGGGCGAGTGGGACATCGTCGCCGTGCTGCGGCTCACGCGCTACGAGGATCTGGACGACGTGGTGACCGGTCACCTGCGGAAGGTCGAGGGCATTGTGCGCACCCAGACCATGCTCGCCTTTCGCACCTACAGTGAATCGCTGCTGGATCAGGGCTTCGGGGTGGGCCTCGACGAGAGCCAGCCGTCCTGAGTACACGAAACGGCCCGGGGACCAAAGGCGCCCGGCGTTCCCCTAACAAACCCGCGAAGGGTAGCTTGAGAAAGGCCGGACGGCACACCTTGGCGGCTTGGGACAGGGGGCCGGGTGCAGCGCGTCAGCCGAAAGATGGACGTGCGCGAGCATATTGAAAAGCCTTGCAGAGAGGCGCAAGCTTGAGCGCGGCCAGATGTGGTTGATCCTTGCCTTTACAAATGGGCCACGCGGGATTCATACTGGCTGGGCGGAGGAATACAGATGGCTTATAAGAAACTCAGCGAACAGCTTCAGGAACTCGACAACCCCCAGCGCAGTGATGCATTCGTCAAGGCGTTCCGTGAAGCGGTTCGTGAGGGAAAGATCGAGGCGACGTATCTGCCCGAACGTTTTACGCTGCCCAAGCAGTTCAGCCGCCGCGGCGCGGAGGGCACCTACCAGCGCGACTCGCGCGAGATGCTGTTTGAAGTGACGCCCGCCTTTGAGAAGTGGTTTAACCAGACCAATGCGGAACTCACCGCCACCGCGCGCAGCCGGGGCGGTCAACCCAAGGCCACTGCCGAGAACATCGAGGCGGGCCTCGTGGATTTCAAGGCGCTGGCCGAAGAGACCCGCAAGAAGATGCAGGCCAGCTTTGAAAAGGGCCAGGCGCTGGGCAAGAGCCGCAGCCAGAGCAGCGGCGGCAAGAAGAGCAGCGGGGGCCGCGGCCGGGTCAAGGGCAAGTAACCCGCCGGGCCGGGCGCGGGGCAGGGAAGGGCAAAGGTGTCCCCCTGCCCCGCGCCCGCGTCGCCGGGCCGTATGCTGTCACGAATGATGGTCGCCGTGCCTGACTCTGGTTCCCAAACGAGTTCCACTCCCCCTGCGCCCCGCCGCGGCCTCCTGATCGTGATGACGGGCGCCTCGGGCGTCGGCAAGGGCACCCTGCGCGAGCGGTGGCTCTCGGGGCAGGACGTGTTCTACTCGACCTCCTGGACCACCCGGGGGGCCCGGCCCGGCGAGCGCGACGGGGTGGACTACGTGTTCGTGACGCCGGAGGTCTTTCTGGAAAAGGCCCGCCGGAACGGCTTTCTGGAACACGCCCAGTTCGTCGGCAACCACTACGGCACGCCCATTGAACCCATCGAGGCCGCCCTCGCCCGCGGGCAGGACGTGGTGCTGGAGATCGAGGTCGAGGGCGCGATGCAGGTCAAGGACCGCGTGGGCGAGGAGGCCGTGCTCGTATTCATCATGCCGCCCAGCCTCACCGAGCTGCGCCGCCGCCTGACGGGCCGGGCCACCGAGACTCCCGAGCGCATCGAGAAACGGCTCGCCCGCGCCCGGGACGAGATCATGCAGGCCCACGCCTTCCGCTACGTCGTCGTGAACGATGATCTGGACCGCGCCGTGTGCGAGTTGCAGGCCGTCCAGCGGGCCGAGCACGCCCGCCAGCGCCCCGAGGACGAGTGGACCGACGAGGACCGCGCCGCCATGCGCCTCGCCGAGACCGTGCGGAGTACGGCCCTCACGCGCGAGGACCTGAGGCGCGTGGTCGAGAGCTAGGGGTATTCCATGCCACTCGAACTCGTTCAGGGGGACATCGGACAGGAGCGGACCTGCGCGGTCGTGACCGCCGCGAACAGGGAGCTGATGGGCGGCGGCGGGGTGGACGGCGTCATTCACCGCGCCGCGGGGCCGGAACTGCTGCGCGCCATCCGGGCCATCGGCGGCACTCCGACGGGCACGGCGGTGATCACCCCCGCCTTCCGGCTGGAGGCCCAGGGCGTCCGCTTCGTGATTCACGCGGTCGGCCCGATCTGGCGCGGCGGCGGGCAGGGCGAGGCCGAGTTGCTGGCCGGGGTCTACCGGGAGAGCCTGCGGCTGGCCGTGGAGCAGGGGTGCGACTCGGTCGCCTTCCCCGCGATCAGCACCGGGGTATACGGCTACCCGCTCGCGGAAGCGGCGGAGGTCGCCCTGCGAACCATCCGGGATTTTCTGGCAGGCCACCCGGACCTCACCGTCCGTGTGGTGCTGCATGGCTCGGGACCGCTGAATGTTTTTCAAAGGGTGCTGAGCACGCTGGAACAAGACGGGGCTTGAACACAAGGAAGCCCTATCTCCAACACCTGGCTGGGCTGACGAATTGAGCGTGGTTTGGTGTCAGCCAGCTTCAGGGAATGGAGGGCACTTCATAACTCCTGCCCAACCCGAGTGCATAAATTGACTTCCCCTGCATCCCACGGTATCTTCTCCCTATCACCGCCCGGAGAGGCGGCTTTTTTTATCCCCCAACGCGTCCGCCAGCTGGCCCATGCCCCACCCTCAGTCCTCCGGTAGCCTGCCGCATGGCGCCCCATTTCGTCCGCCCACCCCGTCTGCTGCCCGGCTCGCGCGTGGCGGCCCTCAGCCTGTCGAGCGGCTTCGTGACGGAGGTGATGGGCCGCTACCACGCCGGGGTCCGGCAGGTCGCCGGGACGTTCGGCTGGGAGGTCGTGCCCGCCCCGAACGCCCTGCGCGGGCCTGAGTACCTGGACCGGAACCCACAGGCCCGCGCCGACGACCTGCACTGGGCGCTGGGGAACCCGGAAATCCACGGCCTGGTGAGCATTATCGGCGGGGACGACAGCGTGCGGCTGCTCCCCTTTCTCGACCCGGGGATGATCCGCGCCCATCCCAAGGTGTTCCTGGGCTTCAGCGACGCCACCGTCACCCTGACCCAGTTCCTGCGGGCGGGCGTGATGGCCTACCACGGGCCTGCCCTGCTCACCGACCTCGCGGAGAACGGCGGCATCCACCCCTTCGTGGCCGAGGGGGTGCGGCGGGCGGTGGTGGACGAGCCGCGGCCCTTCGACCTGCGGCCCGCCCCCGGGTGGACCGAGTTCCGGCAGGACTGGGCCGACGAGACGCTCCAGGAGGTTCCCCGCCCCTTCCAGCCCGGGGACGGCTGGGTGTGGCTCCAGGGGGAGACGGCGGCCGAGGGGCACCTGATGGGCGGCTGCCTGGAGGTGCTCGACATGCTCAACGGCACCCCCGGCTGGCCCGGCCCCGACCTGTGGAACGGCGCCGTCCTCGCGCTGGAGACGAGCGAGGACGTGCCGCCGCCCGCCCAGGTGGGGTACTGGCTGCGGAACTACGCCGCTCAGGGCATCCTTCCGCGCGCCGCCGGGCTCCTCCTGGCCCGGCCCCGGGGGTATACGCCGGAGATGGCGGAGGCTCTCTACGCCTGGGTGCGGCGCGTGCTGGCCGAGTGCGGGCGACCGGAGATGCCGGTGGTCGCCAACCTGGACTTTGGACACACGAGCCCCCAGCTCACGCTGCCGCTGGGAGGTCAGGCCCGGCTTGACCCCGTCACCCGGCAGGTCACGGTGACGCCTTGAGGGTCAGCCGCCCGGTGGCCGGGGACGTCCACCACCGGGAAGGGGCCGTTATCATGTCGGGGTGCGGCTCCTGCTGCTGTCCGACATTCACGCGAACCAGACGGCGCTGGAGGCCGTGCTGGCTCACGCCGGGTCCCGGTCCTACGACGAGGTGGTTCATCTCGGCGACGCGCTGGGGTACGGCCCCCATCCCCGGCAGGTGCTGAACACGCTGCGCGAGCTCGACGCCGTGTGCCTGCTGGGCAACCACGAGCAGATGCTGCTGGAGGCCGTGGACGGGCGGCGGGTCCGGGCAGGCGGGGTGGTCGCCGACGCGCTGGCCTGGCAGCGGCTCCAGCTCTCCGAGCGGGACCTGGGCTGGGTGCGCGGCTGGCCCGATGGT from Deinococcus aerius includes:
- a CDS encoding Lrp/AsnC family transcriptional regulator; translated protein: MVTAIVMVQAERQRIQETAEALAGVPSVREVYSVTGEWDIVAVLRLTRYEDLDDVVTGHLRKVEGIVRTQTMLAFRTYSESLLDQGFGVGLDESQPS
- a CDS encoding macro domain-containing protein, with the translated sequence MPLELVQGDIGQERTCAVVTAANRELMGGGGVDGVIHRAAGPELLRAIRAIGGTPTGTAVITPAFRLEAQGVRFVIHAVGPIWRGGGQGEAELLAGVYRESLRLAVEQGCDSVAFPAISTGVYGYPLAEAAEVALRTIRDFLAGHPDLTVRVVLHGSGPLNVFQRVLSTLEQDGA
- the gmk gene encoding guanylate kinase, giving the protein MMVAVPDSGSQTSSTPPAPRRGLLIVMTGASGVGKGTLRERWLSGQDVFYSTSWTTRGARPGERDGVDYVFVTPEVFLEKARRNGFLEHAQFVGNHYGTPIEPIEAALARGQDVVLEIEVEGAMQVKDRVGEEAVLVFIMPPSLTELRRRLTGRATETPERIEKRLARARDEIMQAHAFRYVVVNDDLDRAVCELQAVQRAEHARQRPEDEWTDEDRAAMRLAETVRSTALTREDLRRVVES
- a CDS encoding S66 family peptidase yields the protein MAPHFVRPPRLLPGSRVAALSLSSGFVTEVMGRYHAGVRQVAGTFGWEVVPAPNALRGPEYLDRNPQARADDLHWALGNPEIHGLVSIIGGDDSVRLLPFLDPGMIRAHPKVFLGFSDATVTLTQFLRAGVMAYHGPALLTDLAENGGIHPFVAEGVRRAVVDEPRPFDLRPAPGWTEFRQDWADETLQEVPRPFQPGDGWVWLQGETAAEGHLMGGCLEVLDMLNGTPGWPGPDLWNGAVLALETSEDVPPPAQVGYWLRNYAAQGILPRAAGLLLARPRGYTPEMAEALYAWVRRVLAECGRPEMPVVANLDFGHTSPQLTLPLGGQARLDPVTRQVTVTP